One genomic window of Chitinophagaceae bacterium includes the following:
- a CDS encoding DNA starvation/stationary phase protection protein, with translation MKPNIEISENNLKEVATLLNNLVADEYVLYTKTRNAHWNIEGPGFMDLHKFFEAQYEALDLIIDEVAERVRALGHYSLGSLKDFLSMTHLTEGHNDFSKQKQVIQSLLNDHETIIRILRKDIHTITEKCKDSGTGDFVTGIMEQHEKMSWMLRAYLI, from the coding sequence ATGAAACCCAATATTGAAATTTCCGAAAATAATCTGAAAGAAGTGGCCACCTTACTCAATAATTTAGTGGCTGATGAATATGTATTGTACACTAAAACCCGCAATGCACATTGGAATATTGAGGGTCCGGGCTTTATGGACCTCCACAAATTTTTTGAAGCTCAATATGAAGCATTGGATCTCATTATTGATGAAGTTGCAGAGCGGGTAAGGGCATTGGGCCATTATTCCTTAGGATCACTTAAGGACTTCTTAAGCATGACACACCTTACAGAAGGTCACAACGACTTCAGCAAGCAAAAGCAAGTAATTCAATCGCTGTTAAACGATCATGAAACGATTATCCGCATTCTAAGAAAAGACATCCATACCATAACTGAAAAATGCAAAGATTCCGGCACCGGAGATTTTGTTACCGGTATTATGGAGCAACATGAAAAGATGAGCTGGATGCTGAGAGCTTATTTAATTTAA
- a CDS encoding universal stress protein gives MKTILVPTDFSENAVNAMKYGIRLAAKLDCKVVFFHSTHIPLRVELFGIPDSEMKRLEKMDMSNKKMLLDKTIDRLYRQMHILRDATKVLMMVKTEKYVVEDIVIAANNAKAGLIVMGTHGASGINKLFGSTTSILISKSEIPVLAIPSGYRFRHVKSLLYFSDLKSPVMELGTLVPLAKSFGSIIDIFNLSYNPDVDEEKLFNKLKGVAKGVKLELIQIKRNPGERLLEQLREFLDYRKPDWAVMFPHKKRFFEYVFEGSKTEKLSYNLKVPLLSIRKK, from the coding sequence ATGAAAACGATTCTTGTTCCAACTGATTTTTCTGAAAATGCAGTTAATGCCATGAAATATGGAATTCGGCTGGCAGCGAAGTTGGATTGTAAAGTTGTGTTTTTCCATTCAACGCATATTCCGCTGAGAGTGGAACTATTTGGTATTCCGGACAGCGAAATGAAGCGGCTGGAGAAGATGGATATGTCAAATAAGAAAATGCTGCTTGATAAAACAATCGACCGGTTATACCGTCAGATGCATATTTTAAGAGACGCCACTAAAGTTTTGATGATGGTGAAAACTGAAAAATATGTAGTAGAAGATATCGTCATCGCCGCCAACAATGCTAAAGCAGGTCTCATTGTGATGGGAACGCATGGTGCGTCCGGCATCAACAAGCTTTTTGGAAGTACCACTTCAATTCTTATTTCAAAGAGTGAAATTCCGGTGCTTGCCATACCTTCCGGTTATCGCTTCAGGCACGTTAAGTCCTTGCTTTATTTTTCTGACCTCAAAAGTCCTGTGATGGAACTTGGGACGCTTGTTCCGCTCGCAAAATCCTTTGGCTCGATCATCGACATTTTTAATTTGAGTTATAATCCGGATGTAGATGAAGAAAAATTATTCAACAAACTGAAAGGCGTAGCAAAGGGAGTGAAGCTGGAGTTGATTCAGATAAAAAGAAATCCGGGTGAACGTTTGCTCGAGCAGCTACGTGAATTTCTCGATTACCGGAAACCGGATTGGGCGGTCATGTTTCCTCACAAGAAAAGATTCTTTGAATATGTTTTTGAAGGAAGCAAGACCGAAAAATTGTCATACAACCTGAAAGTTCCTTTGTTGTCCATCAGAAAAAAATAG
- a CDS encoding isoprenylcysteine carboxylmethyltransferase family protein has translation MSSKISSLIALAIAIAGLVYLIYAQHLFSTNPVSIAIQLSAAALMIWARITFGLRSFHATANTTSGELVTNGPYQWLRHPIYASIIYFSWASVIAYPFLETFAAVCVITAGLYTRMLLEEKFLLIAYPEYKSYMKQTRRVIPYLF, from the coding sequence ATGTCGTCAAAAATCAGTTCATTAATCGCGCTTGCCATCGCTATCGCCGGCTTGGTCTACCTGATTTATGCCCAGCACTTATTTTCAACAAATCCTGTTTCTATTGCCATACAGCTCAGCGCGGCAGCTTTGATGATCTGGGCACGGATTACTTTCGGACTCAGAAGCTTTCACGCGACGGCCAATACCACCTCAGGAGAATTGGTAACAAATGGGCCGTATCAATGGCTTCGTCATCCCATCTATGCTTCCATCATCTATTTTTCATGGGCAAGTGTAATTGCCTACCCATTTTTGGAAACCTTTGCAGCAGTATGTGTAATCACCGCCGGACTTTACACAAGAATGCTGCTGGAAGAAAAATTTCTATTGATAGCGTACCCGGAATACAAGTCTTACATGAAACAAACCAGAAGGGTTATTCCTTATTTATTTTGA